The following coding sequences are from one Gossypium raimondii isolate GPD5lz chromosome 4, ASM2569854v1, whole genome shotgun sequence window:
- the LOC105779923 gene encoding pentatricopeptide repeat-containing protein At1g73710: protein MIRSYSSGELSRESFQPHILVLPRLRTSVNFYSQMLNSRGCRFHPEFKLHCHPKTLFLPARSSSSNVKKKRYGGVLPSILRSLDSDKDLEKTLASVCENLSPKEQTLVLKEQSNCERLIRVFEFFKSLKDYVPNVIHYNIVLRALGRAQKWDKLRLCWIEMAKNGVLPTNNTYGMLVDVYGKAGMVKEALLWIKHMRLRGLYPDEVTMNTIVRVLKDAGDFDRADRFYKDWCIGRVDLNDIELDSMIDLDNGSGSAISFKQFLSTELFRTGGRSPVSGTSGSPDTESSVRKPRLTSTYNALIDLYGKADRLKDAADVFAEMLKSGVAMDTITFNTMIFTCGSHGHLLEAESLLAKMEERGIPPDTKTYNIFLSLYAGAGNIEAALEYYRKIRKVGLFPDIVTHRAVLHILCERNMVQEAETVIEEMEEFGIHIDEQSLPVIIKMYIAEGLLDRAKMLFEKFISDHELSSKTSAAIIDAYAERGLWSEAEAVFYGKRDSPRQNRSVLEYNVMVKAYGKAELYDKAYSLFKSMRNHGTWPDECTYNSLIQMFSGGDLVDHARDLLGEMRAAGLKPKCQTYSSLIACYARLGQLSDAVDVYQEMISAGVKPNEVVFGSLINGFAETGGVEEALQYFRMMEESGISANKIVLTSLIKAYTKVGCLEGAKRAYEKIKDLEGGPDIVASNSMLNLYADLGMVSEARCVFDNLKETGSADGFSFAAMMYLYKSMGMLDEAIDVADEMKQSGLLRDCSSYNKVMACYVTNGQLRGCGELLHEMINRKILPDMGTFNVLLTSLKKGGIPIEAVTQLESSYQEGKPYARQAVIITVFSLVGLHAYALKSCDAIIKAEIPLESFVYNAMIYAYGSSGQIDKALNVFMKMKDDGLEPDIITYINLVSCYGKAGMLEGVKRIYSQLKFGEIEPNESLFKAVMDAYKDANKPDLAELVNQEMKFAFEGPDYSESEIEGESKSEEDIVLDL from the exons ATGATTCGGAGTTACAGTTCAGGAGAATTGAGTCGTGAAAGTTTCCAACCTCACATCTTGGTTTTGCCCA GACTACGTACAAGCGTAAACTTTTATTCCCAGATGCTGAATTCAAGAGGATGTAGGTTTCATCCAGAGTTTAAGCTACACTGTCATCCTAAAACCCTGTTTTTGCCTGCTAGAAGTTCTTCGAGTAATGTTAAAAAGAAGAGGTATGGAGGTGTTTTGCCTTCGATTCTTAGGTCTTTGGATTCCGATAAGGATTTAGAGAAAACCCTTGCTTCGGTTTGTGAGAATTTGAGTCCTAAAGAACAGACTCTGGTACTCAAAGAACAGAGTAACTGTGAGAGGCTTATTCGTGTTTTTGAGtttttcaaatcattgaaaGATTATGTGCCGAATgtaattcattataatatcgTGCTTCGAGCGCTGGGGAGAGCTCAAAAATGGGATAAGTTGAGGCTTTGTTGGATTGAAATGGCGAAAAATGGTGTCTTGCCCACGAATAATACTTACGGTATGCTTGTTGATGTTTATGGGAAGGCTGGTATGGTGAAAGAAGCATTGCTGTGGATTAAGCATATGAGACTTAGGGGACTTTACCCCGACGAAGTAACCATGAATACGATTGTTAGGGTTCTCAAGGATGCTGGGGATTTTGATAGGGCAGATAGGTTTTATAAGGATTGGTGCATTGGGAGGGTGGACTTGAATGATATTGAGTTGGATTCGATGATTGATTTAGACAATGGGTCTGGTTCAGCCATTAGTTTTAAGCAGTTTCTGTCCACTGAGCTATTCAGGACAGGTGGTAGAAGTCCTGTTTCGGGAACTTCAGGTTCACCAGATACAGAAAGTTCTGTGAGAAAGCCACGACTAACGTCTACATACAATGCTTTGATTGATTTGTATGGAAAAGCAGATCGCCTCAAAGATGCTGCGGATGTGTTTGCTGAAATGTTGAAATCCGGTGTGGCAATGGATACAATCACCTTTAACACTATGATCTTTACATGTGGAAGTCATGGTCATTTATTGGAGGCTGAATCCTTGCTTGCTAAGATGGAAGAAAGGGGAATACCTCCTGACACGAAGACTTATAACATCTTTTTGTCTTTGTATGCTGGTGCAGGAAATATTGAAGCAGCCCTGGAATATTATAGGAAAATCAGAAAAGTAGGTCTTTTCCCTGATATTGTAACTCACAGAGCTGTTCTTCATATATTGTGCGAGAGGAATATGGTTCAAGAAGCGGAGACTGTGATTGAAGAAATGGAGGAATTTGGTATTCACATTGATGAGCAATCTCTTCCTGTAATTATAAAGATGTATATTGCTGAAGGACTGCTTGACCGAGCAAAGATGCTTTTTGAAAAGTTCATTTCGGATCATGAGCTTTCATCCAAAACAAGTGCTGCAATTATAGATGCTTATGCTGAAAGGGGGCTTTGGTCTGAAGCTGAGGCTGTATTTTATGGCAAAAGAGATAGTCCGAGGCAGAACAGAAGTGTTCTCGAGTATAATGTCATGGTCAAAGCCTATGGCAAAGCAGAACTTTACGATAAAGCTTATTCTCTCTTCAAGAGCATGAGGAATCATGGGACTTGGCCTGACGAATGCACTTATAATTCCCTAATTCAAATGTTTTCTGGAGGTGATTTAGTGGATCATGCAAGAGACCTCTTAGGTGAAATGCGAGCAGCAGGATTAAAACCAAAGTGTCAAACATATTCCTCTCTTATTGCATGCTATGCCCGTCTTGGCCAGCTTTCTGATGCTGTTGATGTGTACCAAGAAATGATCAGTGCAGGGGTGAAGCCTAATGAAGTTGTTTTTGGGTCCTTAATCAATGGATTTGCTGAAACTGGTGGTGTTGAAGAAGCTCTTCAATATTTTCGCATGATGGAAGAATCTGGTATATCGGCAAACAAGATAGTGCTAACTTCGCTGATTAAGGCTTATACCAAGGTCGGGTGTTTGGAAGGAGCAAAACGTGCGTACGAAAAGATTAAGGATCTAGAGGGTGGTCCAGATATTGTTGCATCAAATAGTATGCTAAATCTTTATGCGGATTTAGGGATGGTATCTGAAGCCAGATGTGTTTTTGACAATCTGAAAGAAACTGGTAGCGCGGATGGGTTTTCGTTTGCAGCTATGATGTATTTGTACAAAAGCATGGGTATGCTCGACGAAGCGATTGATGTTGCAGATGAGATGAAACAGTCTGGTTTGTTAAGGGACTGTTCTTCATACAATAAGGTGATGGCATGCTATGTCACGAATGGCCAGTTGCGTGGATGTGGTGAATTGTTGCATGAAATGATTAACCGAAAGATTTTGCCCGACATGGGAACCTTTAATGTACTATTAACGTCACTCAAGAAGGGAGGCATTCCGATTGAAGCCGTAACACAACTAGAATCATCATACCAGGAAGGGAAACCATATGCAAGACAAGCTGTTATCATTACTGTTTTTTCTTTAGTAGGTTTACATGCTTATGCACTCAAATCTTGTGACGCCATCATAAAAGCGGAAATACCTCTCGAGTCTTTTGTGTACAATGCAATGATATATGCTTACGGGTCATCAGGGCAGATTGACAAGGCTTTGAACGTGTTCATGAAAATGAAGGATGATGGTCTGGAGCCAGACATTATTACTTATATTAATCTGGTGAGTTGTTATGGGAAAGCTGGTATGTTGGAAGGTGTGAAGAGAATATACAGCCAACTAAAGTTCGGAGAGATTGAGCCTAACGAATCGTTGTTTAAGGCTGTCATGGATGCATACAAAGATGCTAACAAGCCAGACCTTGCTGAATTAGTCAACCAAGAGATGAAATTCGCTTTTGAAGGACCAGATTATTCGGAGTCTGAGATTGAAGGCGAAAGCAAAAGCGAAGAAGACATTGTTCTCGACCTGTAG